In Halobacteroides halobius DSM 5150, the genomic window GGAGCTTATATAGAACCATCAGAAATGACAGTTAAAGAGTTTCTATTACAATGGTTTGAGGACTATTGTGAAAGTAACTTGGCCCCTTCTACTCTAGAAAGTTATGAGATAATTATCAAATCTCATCTAATCCCAGCTTTAGGTGATATCAAAGTCAGTGATCTAGAACCAATGCATATCAAAAGATACCAGACTCATAAATTAAAGAATGGTCGTAGAGATGGTAAAGAAGGTGGCCTCTCCAAACGAACTGTTCAGTATCACCACCGAGTATTGTCTAAAGCTCTTAAACATGCTGTTAAATGGAGAATAATCGATAATAATCCCGCTGAAGTTATAGAAGCTCCATCACCAGATACTCCAGAGATTAAAGCACTAACTCATGATCAAACTAAAAGGTTGCTTAATGTCGCTAAAGATTGGATTCATGATATAATTTATATTGCCTTATATACTGGAATGAGAAGAAGTGAAGTATTAGCCTTACGGTGGCAAGATATAGATTTTAAAGAGCAGAAACTACAAGTCAAACAAGCAGTAACTAATCCTGTAGGCAAAGGATTAATCTTCAGAAAGCCAAAAACTGACTCAAGTATTCGACCAATTGATGTAGATGAAGATATAATTGAAATTTTAAAACGTAGAAAAAAAGAACAACAAGAAAA contains:
- a CDS encoding tyrosine-type recombinase/integrase, whose amino-acid sequence is MAHLRKRGQNSWQICIEKGRDPITGKRNRIYKTVNGTKKEAEKEMHKLAHEVETGAYIEPSEMTVKEFLLQWFEDYCESNLAPSTLESYEIIIKSHLIPALGDIKVSDLEPMHIKRYQTHKLKNGRRDGKEGGLSKRTVQYHHRVLSKALKHAVKWRIIDNNPAEVIEAPSPDTPEIKALTHDQTKRLLNVAKDWIHDIIYIALYTGMRRSEVLALRWQDIDFKEQKLQVKQAVTNPVGKGLIFRKPKTDSSIRPIDVDEDIIEILKRRKKEQQENQLKFGDKYNNEYNLVFCKPTGEPMRPQTVTRNFNRVAKKAELSQFRLHDLRHTHATLMLQAGVHPKIVQERLGHSTISQTLDTYSHVIPSMQKEAVQKLKNSLENK